The DNA region CTATCACTCAAATTATGAGGTGCTTCATCAAGTTGAGTTTTTAAATTTAGCTGATTCACATCATCCTGAGGGttgaaattattttgatttagaatttGAATTTCGTTTCCATCCAAAAAGCTATAGTCAAAGTGATGAGATAAGTTTGCTGGAAATTTAGAAGTGACTTTGTTATTAGAAACTGATTTGTGACAATAAGGAAAATAGTATTCATAAAACTGCATATCTCGAGATAGAAAAATTTCTCGAGTTTGCAAATCGAATAGCAAATAGCCTTTTGTACCCTCCCTGAATCCAAGATGCAGACATTTCCTGGCTCTTGGATCAAGTTTACCTCTATGTCTATTAAGAGTGCTAGCATAGGCTAAGCAACCAAAGACTTTGCGATTTAAAATATCTGGTAAACACTTGTAGAGAACTTGGCAAGGAgattgatttttcaaaaaaggaGTGCATAATCTGTTTATTAGATAAACTGCATGCCCAACATTATAATTCCAAAATGATTTTGGTAAATGAGCATGAATCATGAGAGCACGAGCCACAGCAAGAATGTGCTGATGCTTGTGCTCAACAATCTCATTTTGTTGTGGCGTTTCCACACAAGTTCTTTGGTGGGTGATACCAGTAGAGCTGTCAAATGTAGGCATTAAGAATTCAGGGCCATTATCTGTGTGAATTGTCTTGACACTTGCAGAAAGTTGAGTTTTAGCAAAAACAACAAAGTCCTTAACCAACTGAGAAGATTCAGCCTTAGTTTTCATGAATAAAATCCAAGTGAAACGAGAACAGTCATCTACTATAGTCAGAAAGTAACGTTTTCCAGTAAAAGAGGGAATGGACACAGGTTCCCAAATGTCAACATGAAGAATGTCAAACACAGCAGTTGCTACATTTGAACTAACAAAAAATGGTGATATCTTTTGTTTACCTAGATGACATGAATGACAAGGTGTGTCACTCTGTATACAATCaatgaatttaaaatacttgTGCAATGCAACTAGCCTATCATGTGATGGATGCCCTAGTCTAGCATGCCATAAGGAGCCTGAAATGTGATGGTTGCGAGAAATTACTGTGATATGAGGGAGAGTCCTGATTTTCTTGTGCAGAATGTAGAGACCATCAACATTACTAGCTGCACCAATCATCCTCAAAGTGTGCAGATCCTGGATCTCACAATCTTTGTCAGTAAAATGCATTTTACAATGCAGTGATGCAGTGAGCTTTGAAACCGAAATAAGTTTGAAATTGAAGGTAGGGATGAATAATGCGTTTGTAAGGTAAAGATCATTAGAAAACACAATGGTTCCCATGATGCAGCTTGTCGTGAGAGCACCATTGGGTAATCTAACAACAATGGGATCTATCttgaaataattttgaaaatctgCCAAGGAATATGACACATGGTCTGTAGCACCAGTGTCTATAACCCAAGGCTTGTGTTTCTGAGTTGAAATGTTTAGAGCCATGATATGAGATTCAAAATGCAAAATGTGCACCACTCTAACTTTATGAGGTGAAGGattatttttggctgaaatttggCTAATGCTATGAGAATGAGATTGATCTTGTCTGCTAAGCAATGCTTGAAGCGCTTCTCTTTGCTCTGGAGTGAATTCATTAATGGTCGGTTCACTCCTTGCTAGTTGATGAACGCTGAGATTGTCATTATCATCCTCAGAAGCATCAGCTGCTGTCAAGCAATTAAGAACATGATTTTTCTTATCAAATCGAGGCTTGAAGTTTGGTGGATAACCATGCTTCTTGTAGCAATTATCCACTATGTGTCCACTCTTTCCACAATGAGTGCATTGCAGCCTATTTTGCCCTTTGGTAGATTGGCCTTTGTTTCCTTTGCTCTTCCCTTTCACTTCATTCTGAGAAGGAGAGGCTGAGGAGCTCACCAAAATCTTTGTATCCAAAGCATTATCAAAACTGAAGAGTTGCCTCTTCTGCTGAGTAATCATGGACAGAATTTTGTTAACGCTAGGCAATTCATCCATAAGCATCACTTGAGACTTAACGGTTGAATACTGTTCTCTAAGACCTCGAAGAAACTTTGTGACTCTATCTTCTTCTCTTTGCTGTCTTACTATGCGTAAACCGCATTCACACTTAACGCAGTCACATCCAGGGATCGATCTGAAATCATCAACCTCTTCCCAAAGGTTCTTAAGCCTAGCAAAATAGGCAGTAACGGACATGTCTCCCTGTTTGAGCGCATAAATCTCCTCATTTAACTCAGCTACTCTAAACTTGTCCCCTTGGTAATATCGATGTCTAAGATCGGTCCACAAATCATAAGCTACATTATTCCATAAAACACTTTGATGTATGACAGGGCTCAGGGAGAGATTAATCCAGGCAACTACATACGTGTTGCATCATTGCCATGCCTTAAAATTCGGATTCGTTCTCTCAGGCTTCAAAATCGTACCATCAACAAATTCGAATTTGTTTTTAGAATAAAGCGCATTCATCATAGCTTTACTCCATGCACTATAATTCAAACAAGTGAGTGTGACATTGGTGATAGATATACCTAGATTTTCAGACAGTAAAATGTAGTAAGGACTTGAAAGATCTTGATTCGGATTTGTCTTGTTGAGATGACTCTGGATCTGCGCATCTTGACTGAAGAATGCTGCAAAATGCTGAGCATCCATCGCACCAACACCTCCAGATCCAGATCCACTTCCTGATTTCTCAGCCATAAGTGTGAGTTTCACCAATTGGCTCGTAACCTTTCTCTCTCAATCTCGTTGATCGGAACACTTTGTTACGTCTCCGTGAAGAGAGGTGAATTAACGAAGCTCTCATCAAACACTGTTGTGCGAGTtcgagagagaagaagaaaagaaaatagacgAAGAAATGAAGAATGAGAGGAGATCAATCGAAGAGGAGAGTTTCATATCTGATAGAGGAAGGCGATTCCAGATCtgattgaagaaatgaagaatgaGAGGAGATCAATCGAAGAGAAGGGTTTCAGATCTGATCGAGGAGGGCAGAGAAGAACAGGGAAATTGCGTTATCTGTGAAACTGGACTCTTCAGATTTTCTCAAATCACGCCAAATGATCGTGAATCAGAGAACAAGCTACCTATTCTTCAATCTACAATCTCCATGTTCCTCCATCCACGCTCACCTCACCATGTTGAATTGCATGTGAAATTGGAGAAGAACACATGATcagagaaggagagaagaaatTAGGTAATGAAACTTGCATTAATGAAGAGTCTCAAAGAATACAAGTTTTATGACTATCTATTTATAGCTACACTAACGGTTACGCTAACTAACTCTGTATACCTCACTAACTAACTCTGTACAGCTTACCAACTATACCACTAACTGAAATTAAATAACAGTAGTGGCAATAATGATATCAAGTAACAAAATTTGATAATTGATTACTTTTTGCATGTAATAATAAGTAATATTTTTCCACCACCAGTTTCAATATATTATTTGGAGATACAACTGCATGCTttcttttttgttgaatttttagTATTAGTATTAGCAATGCTACCAGAGGGGCACAGTTAAACAAGATGTGGTGACAAACTTGCTAGCATCATTATAAAACTTGCAAGAATGgcactttttaatttagatatggaAGGAGAAATAGTGTAGAACACAGTTATGGAGTGTATGGGTGCTTTACGCAATTGTGGTGTCAAgagcaaatcggaccgtccgatttgtgtttaaaaaatttaaaaaaaattgcattacacaaatcggacggtccgatttgtattttaaacaattaaaaaaatttaatattaaaatcggaccatccgatttttgttttcaaaataaaaaaaatttaaaaatacaaattggATCCTCCTATTTTTCCTCCCACACAGATCGGATGGTCAGATTtgtgttcaaaattttttttttacaaagaaaTCGCACAGTCCGATTTCTTCGCTTTATGATTCAGAAAAAATATTCCCACATTTATGTCTAGCACCACCCATCTCTATACCCATACACAACACACACAGAATCtgcatatccaaaaaaattagcccAAAAATGGTCAAACAAGGGTTTGCTTTGGAACAAGTCTGAAACTCTCAATATAGGAATTTAGCCAGTTGaacaaacaacaaattaaatCTAGTTCAAGCCTAATCAAAATAGTATAAGAAATTATGaatcctcttttttcttttcaagaaagcagtactcttttttttttttaataaagcatAGAAAATAGTCAAAATACCGATAAGAACAAACAAAAGCACTAGCCGTTAGCGCCTCCCTCCAttcaaattcaaagtaaaatacaCTCTACTCTTCACTCAACTTTCCATCACCATCAAcaccttccatcttcttcttcttctttattctccATTCTACTTTCCATTTCTTCGCTGCAAAACATAACAATAAAAACCTATCATCTAAACACGCCACAATGCAAACGCAAGCGCAAACTCACACTCCGATTTCCATACCTCCGAAACCTCGGCCGCGATCAGGCCGGACACCACTCCAGCCGAAGAACAACTCGCCCGCCGATCTCCGGCcgaagcccaagcccaagcccgAATCTGAACCACTCTGCGAGATCACACCAGTCCGCGACAAGGAGAACCGTATTATCGCGATCACCGCCGCAGCGGAAGCTACTCTTCCTCCTCATACTGCGGCTGCGTTGGCTCCGGTGCAAGTGCAACTCCCCGAGGTGTCGTCGCTGGCGGAGGAGCTGAGCGCGATCAAGAAGAAGGTGGAGAGGATGAGGATCGATAAGGAGAAGACGGAGACAGCGCTGAAGGAGAAGGACGCGAAGCTCGACGCCATGATGAAGGAGCTCGAAGACAGAGGAGAGGTTCAGAAGAAGTTCGAGATTGAGGTTGATCGCTTGTTCCGCTTGAAGGAGCTCAAATATCGCTgcatggtaaaaaaaaaaatcagtttctCTCAGAATTTCTTAGATTCGATTCAATTCTGAAATCgtttttttctgttttggatTTTGATCGGAACAGAGAGTTTCTCCGATGAGAACATTGAGAGAGAAGGAACATGGAAAGATCGTTAATGAAGCTGCTCCATCGTCGCAATCTCAATCTCAATCAGAGGTAAAtcgctattttattttattctactttcaATTTTAGGAATATTTAGGAATTACGTTTtgtttttagttttcattttcttctatgaACGAATTGATGAGAAGAAACTGACGATTGACGAATGTCGGGAATGGTGCGTTTTTTCTTGTGTAGGAGAAGAGTAAAAATGaggaaacgacgtcgtttgagTGCGAATCTGAATTGGAGGAGTGTGAAGTGCAGAGTCCCGGTTCGGCTTGTTCACAAACTGATACTAACACACAGCAAAAATCATAATCAATTAGGCAGAGAGTTTTGGAAATTTTACTGTTTCCTTCCCATACATAATAGCTCGTTATGGTTTATTTTTGTTTACATTGCAGTGATGCAATCTGTGGTGTACTTTTAGATTTTAAGAAAGAAAATAGCTCATAGCTTGTATTGTCGCCAAGAAAGGGCAAAAGAGAATTAGCATTTTGTGTTTTGAACTTGTTGAtatttttggtgaaattttgattttACTTATGTCCGAAATGTAAGTTTAATACCTacaaagtgtgtgtttggattacagtttgcaaaccagagtttgtataaaattgattttgtaaaattaattttgatgataAGTTAGTTTGGGTTAActtgatttatgtttggtaatctttatattaaaattgattatagtaaaataaatgttgtttggattatactactcaaaatcatttttagatgaaaaattactaaaatagacaccAATTTTATATACCTGCAAAATcagaatactataaaaaataatataaaaaatatttatcatataaataaaataaatacaataaaaaataaaaatataaaagagagtactataaattttataatgtcacacaaaaagaaaatattctataattttttttagtatcgtcagtactctttaatttagtattattttagactataaatttttattatttatgactctattgttacttataattaattttttatttattttgtccttttttttataggatcataatttatattaaacgtggtatataaaattacaattacaattacaaattttacaaatttaaaataaaaaataaaaaaattaatacaaaacaaaaatagagtacatcaaagaatagaaaaaaattatacagataagaaataataaaaattccataaaaccaacaatatatatcatatgaacaaaaaaataccataaaacgtaaataaaattcatatgaataaaatcaaataaaaataaaaaatttcaatttgttagtaattgaaataaatctgaacgattttgatgaaaaaaatgaaactaaaaaattatgaagaagtAGGAAGAACTACAAAGAATGACTGTGAAGATAATAGTTATTAGTATCATTCTTgtagaagaaaatgaagggtagggttggtaaaaaaaagaaatattttagctTCTCCTAAACATGAAACGTGAAACGCAGAAGCTACAAATTTGAGCTTCTCCTAAACGTGGGTTCAGAGGCAGAATCAATTCTGCGTTCACAAAgataaaaattgccaaacatcaaagtgaaactttcaagaagctcaAACGGATTTCTCTCCTCCCCAACgtgtttgccaaacacacccaAATTTGTTCAAGATCACTCATTCACATGTATTGTCCTGTCATATGTGTTTTTTGTCTCATCAATAGCActcataaaatagaaaatatttctaAGGAAATTTTTCACATATTTTTACCGATACTTTGCTATGTCATGCTGCAGTACTGTTGAGATATATAGTTAAAAATATTGATAGTGTAGATTTATTGGAATTATTATGTGCTAAAATCGTAGATGGACTGTGAAGCTATTCCATAAACCCGTTGAAAGCTTGACTTTTTTTTTGGCCTTTGGCCCAATGTCAAACAAACCAAGTGACCGGGTCGGGTCATGAAACAGCAGAACTCTACACTACAAAACCCGTGCCCTTTCTTCATCTCTCTAGCTCTTGATTTTCGTCAGCTGTGCAGTCATTACCGTCGCTTGTCTGCCGTCGATCCCAGAGGCTGCGCTGGCACCAATTCTCGCCGCCCTGCTGCCTCAGACCTTCAGTTTTGCTATGGCCCAGTCCTTCTCCCTTGCTGCAACAGCCGATTTTCACCGCAGCCGTCTGATGTGTTCGTCCGCGGGTGAAGCCAATTTCTGCCGCAACTCCTCCATTAATCTTTGTTGCCAGTAAAGCTCTGGTTGGCTCCTCTGCCACGTGTAATTTCTTCTTCCCTGGTTGACTGCCTTGCCCAGGTGAGCTAGTGTTATTCACGGAGACGTTTCTCCTTTCTGGCAAAGTCGCATCAGCACCGTTGACAACTGAGAGAGGGTTTAGAGTTCCGAAATTTGGCATCAGGTCTCTCCGCCACATTGATTTCCCGAAATTCAGATTTCCTTGCCTTTGAATTCTGGAATGCAATGTGTTTTGAGTCTTTCCCATTGAATGGCTTCGATTGGAGCATCCATTCTATTTGAAGCTTCCCTCTTCAATTGTTTCGCTATCTCTCATGGGGGCTTCCGTCTCCAGTTTTTCTCCAATTGGCCTGCCAGGGAACATTTCGCCACTCCATCTGTGACTTTATTTCCCTCTCTAGGGACCCAGGTGAAGCCACAATTGGAAAGACCCTGAGCTAGAAGAAAAATATATCGAAGAATCGG from Arachis hypogaea cultivar Tifrunner chromosome 10, arahy.Tifrunner.gnm2.J5K5, whole genome shotgun sequence includes:
- the LOC112715290 gene encoding uncharacterized protein, producing MQTQAQTHTPISIPPKPRPRSGRTPLQPKNNSPADLRPKPKPKPESEPLCEITPVRDKENRIIAITAAAEATLPPHTAAALAPVQVQLPEVSSLAEELSAIKKKVERMRIDKEKTETALKEKDAKLDAMMKELEDRGEVQKKFEIEVDRLFRLKELKYRCMRVSPMRTLREKEHGKIVNEAAPSSQSQSQSEEKSKNEETTSFECESELEECEVQSPGSACSQTDTNTQQKS